In Oryza sativa Japonica Group chromosome 2, ASM3414082v1, the following are encoded in one genomic region:
- the LOC4329184 gene encoding transcription factor NIGT1, producing the protein MEVDHADRDGARRRCREYLLALEEERRKIQVFQRELPLCFDLVTQTIEGMRSQMDAAGSEETVSDQGPPPVLEEFIPLKPSLSLSSSEEESTHADAAKSGKKEEAETSERHSSPPPPPPEAKKVTPDWLQSVQLWSQEEPQQPSSPSPTPTKDLPCKPVALNARKAGGAFQPFEKEKRAELPASSTTAAASSTVVGDSGDKPTDDDTEKHMETDKDNDKDAKDKDKEGQSQPHRKPRRCWAPELHRRFLQALQQLGGSHVATPKQIRELMKVDGLTNDEVKSHLQKYRLHTRRPSSTGQSSAAAGVPAPPAPQFVVVGSIWVPPPEYAAAAAAQQHVQLAAAGNNASGSANPVYAPVAMLPAGLQPHSHRKQHQQQQQGQRHSGSEGRRSGDAGDGSSSSPAVSSSSQTTSA; encoded by the exons atggaggtggACCACGCGGaccgcgacggcgcgcggcgccggtgccgcgagTACCTGCTCGCGCTCGAGGAGGAGCGCCGCAAGATCCAGGTGTTCCAGCGGGAGCTCCCTCTCTGCTTCGACCTCGTCACCCAGA CTATCGAGGGGATGAGGAGCCAGATGGACGCCGCCGGCAGCGAGGAGACGGTCAGCGACCAGGGCCCGCCGCCGGTGCTCGAGGAGTTCATCCCGCTCAAGCCCAGCCTCTCGCTGTCCTCCTCCGAGGAGGAGAGCacccacgccgacgccgccaagtCAGGCAAGAAGGAGGAGGCCGAGACGTCGGAGAGGcattcgtcgccgccgccgccgccgccggaggccaAGAAGGTGACGCCGGATTGGCTCCAGTCCGTGCAGCTCTGGAGCCAAGAAGAACCCCAGCAGCCATCGTCTCCTAGCCCAACTCCTAccaag GATTTACCGTGCAAGCCGGTGGCGCTGAACGCCAGGAAGGCCGGCGGAGCGTTCCAGCCGTTCGAGAAGGAGAAGCGCGCCGAGCTGCCGGCGTCGTCGACCACGGCCGCGGCGAGCTCGACCGTGGTCGGAGACAGCGGCGACAAGCCCACCGATGATGACACGGAGAAACACATGGAGACGGACAAGGACAACGACAAGGACGCCAAGGACAAGGACAAGGAAGGCCAGTCGCAGCCTCACCGGAAGCCTCGCCGGTGCTGGGCGCCGGAGCTCCACCGCCGCTTCCTGCAAGCGCTGCAGCAGCTGGGCGGGTCCCATG TAGCGACGCCCAAGCAGATCCGGGAGCTGATGAAGGTGGATGGCCTCACCAACGACGAGGTCAAGAGCCATTTGCAG AAGTATCGTCTACACACGAGGAGGCCGAGCTCGACGGGGCAGAGCAGCGCCGCAGCCGGCGTCCCCGCCCCGCCTGCGCCGcagttcgtcgtcgtcgggagCATCTGGGTACCCCCGCCGGAATAcgctgccgcggccgccgcacAGCAGCACGTGcagcttgccgccgccggcaataATGCGTCCGGGAGCGCCAACCCCGTGTACGCTCCGGTGGCGATGCTGCCGGCAGGCTTGCAGCCGCATTCGCATCGGaagcagcaccagcagcagcagcaaggacaGAGACATTCCGGGTCGGAAGGCCGGCGGAGCGGGGACGCCGGCGATGGCAGCTCGTCCTCCCCGGccgtctcgtcgtcgtcgcagacCACCTCCGCTTGA
- the LOC4329186 gene encoding uncharacterized protein: MAAMLLRLHPCPLLFPPPPPHPHLRRQLAVYSIPKSSFRSAAAAARARNPPRLASVGGAERRRVGDDYDEEEEDLGQALERTRQLVECAMFASVAGLAYFLSNSLAIENYFSCFFPLPIVISSLRWGLEAGRKTAVATVLLLFTLSGPVKASTYLLMHGVVGLAMGTMWRLETNWIVSIILCSITRALGACGYVLLSSFLIRENILGLITVNIHASLTYILAAAGVNTIPSMDAIYVLFGTLLLLNCGFFIFLLHIMYTIFLTKLGIKPSLRPPRWLDKAI, from the exons ATGGCGGCTATGCTTCTTCGCCTTCATCCCTGCCCTCTCCtctttccgccgccgccaccgcacccACATCTCCGCCGCCAGCTGGCCGTCTATTCGATCCCGAAATCCTCCTtccgatccgccgccgccgcggctcgaGCTAGAAACCCTCCGCGTCTGGCCTCCGTCGGTGGAGCCGAGCGACGGCGCGTGGGTGACGATTAtgatgaagaggaagaggacTTGGGACAGGCTCTCGAGAGAACGCGGCAACTTGTCGAGTGCGCGATGTTCGCATCCGTCGCTGGCCTCGCGTACTTCCTCAGCAACTCCCTCGCCATCGAG AATTACTTTAGCTGCTTTTTTCCATTGCCGATTGTTATCTCCTCCTTAAGATGGGGACTAGAAGCTGGCAGGAAAACTGCG GTGGCTACTGTTTTACTGCTATTCACATTGTCTGGCCCTGTAAAAGCATCAACTTATCTG CTCATGCATGGAGTAGTAGGTCTGGCCATGGGTACTATGTGGAG GTTGGAGACCAACTGGATTGTTTCCATCATACTCTGCTCAATT ACCCGGGCTCTAGGGGCTTGTGGATACGTTTTATTGTCGTCATTTCTGATAAGAGAGAATATTCTTGGATTG ATAACAGTCAATATACATGCTTCCCTGACATACATTCTGGCGGCAGCTGGGGTGAACACGATTCCTTCCATGGATGCAATTTATGTACTCTTTGGAACGCTG CTTCTACTCAACTGTGGATTCTTTATCTTCCTACTACATATAATGTATACAATATTCCTGACTAAGCTCGGAATAAAGCCTTCATTGAGACCTCCAAGATGGCTGGACAAAGCAATTTGA